A stretch of the Duncaniella dubosii genome encodes the following:
- a CDS encoding lytic transglycosylase encodes MKFTRLSILGAVALGASLSGITASIKDLPTREVNGRNYYYYEVAPKETVYSICHRLGITKDELVKSNPSVADGLRWGTVLFFPVDVEQTDESQSSSSPAAVRPSEPKGVSIITHHVEKGQTIYGIATRYGISTKDLIEQNPIVSEGLKAGQTLHISVPAKESAATQTSAPATPAAASATSAQISHETSASSGYIVKKKETFYSIANAHGITVKALEAANPGITVLREGQVLNIPSAVTPATVSVDQLAEAAGVKTDSTAVSTQGGAPTVSVNDLAAAAGVPEHGTELSVAVVLPFMLNEETPSKSAQRYTEFYKGFLLAADSLRNNGTPVRISVFDTEGSTAKVHDIIANPELKNHRLIIAPTI; translated from the coding sequence ATGAAATTCACTCGACTCAGCATATTGGGTGCGGTAGCGCTCGGAGCTTCCCTTTCCGGTATTACGGCTTCAATCAAGGATCTACCTACCCGTGAAGTAAATGGCCGTAACTATTACTATTATGAAGTTGCGCCTAAGGAGACCGTATATTCAATCTGTCATCGTCTCGGCATTACCAAGGACGAACTTGTGAAGTCCAATCCAAGTGTGGCTGACGGTCTGAGATGGGGCACTGTATTGTTTTTCCCTGTCGACGTGGAACAGACTGACGAATCACAGTCTTCGTCATCGCCCGCTGCTGTCCGGCCTTCTGAACCGAAGGGGGTCAGCATCATCACCCATCACGTTGAAAAAGGACAGACAATATATGGCATAGCCACCCGCTACGGTATAAGTACAAAAGATCTTATCGAACAGAATCCTATCGTAAGCGAAGGTCTTAAAGCCGGACAGACGCTCCACATCAGTGTCCCCGCCAAGGAATCGGCAGCTACGCAAACTTCTGCTCCGGCCACACCCGCAGCTGCTTCTGCCACCTCTGCTCAGATTAGCCATGAAACTTCGGCCAGCAGTGGATATATAGTCAAAAAGAAGGAGACATTCTATTCTATAGCCAATGCCCACGGCATAACAGTAAAGGCCCTTGAGGCGGCAAATCCCGGAATCACCGTTCTCCGCGAAGGACAGGTGCTGAATATACCTTCAGCTGTCACTCCCGCAACTGTCAGCGTTGATCAGCTTGCAGAGGCCGCAGGAGTCAAGACTGACAGCACGGCTGTCAGCACTCAGGGCGGCGCGCCTACGGTCAGTGTAAACGACCTCGCCGCTGCAGCAGGTGTCCCTGAACATGGGACTGAACTTTCGGTGGCGGTAGTGCTTCCGTTCATGCTCAACGAGGAGACTCCGTCGAAAAGCGCCCAGCGCTACACTGAATTTTATAAAGGATTCCTTCTCGCAGCCGACAGTCTGCGTAACAACGGGACGCCTGTGCGCATAAGTGTGTTTGACACTGAAGGCTCGACGGCAAAGGTTCATGATATCATTGCAAATCCCGAGCTGAAAAACCATCGTCTCATCATAGCCCCGACAATTTAG
- a CDS encoding porin family protein, protein MDSNRLIKFFRRLTPCLPSGRAGLLFVAMLLPSCLLAQREYSPNFAIGGKAGATLSSVSFSPEVHTKFAQGLTMGIAARYTEEKYFGLIAEVNFTQRGWAEDFARDEAPQFNYTRTLNYISIPLLTHIYFGSNKVRGFVNLGPEVSFMLSNSISANFDYENYSSIHDFPQGYRTNEQLNMPIDRKFDYGILGGAGVEFIIRRKHSIMLEGRYYFGLGNIYKDSKRDFFAASRNQSIEISLKYMIRVR, encoded by the coding sequence ATGGACTCCAACCGTTTGATCAAGTTTTTCCGTAGGCTTACTCCCTGCCTCCCTTCCGGCAGAGCCGGATTACTGTTTGTGGCGATGCTTCTGCCGTCGTGTCTTCTGGCTCAGAGGGAGTATTCCCCGAATTTTGCCATAGGAGGCAAGGCCGGTGCGACGCTTTCGAGTGTGTCGTTCTCACCGGAGGTTCACACAAAATTTGCACAAGGTCTCACGATGGGTATAGCTGCGCGATATACGGAGGAGAAATACTTCGGCCTTATCGCCGAAGTGAATTTCACTCAGCGTGGCTGGGCAGAGGATTTCGCTCGCGATGAAGCTCCGCAGTTCAACTACACGCGGACGCTGAACTACATCTCGATTCCGCTGTTGACCCACATCTACTTCGGTTCGAACAAGGTCAGAGGTTTTGTCAATCTTGGCCCGGAAGTCAGTTTCATGCTGTCGAATTCGATTTCAGCGAATTTCGATTATGAAAATTACAGTTCAATCCATGATTTCCCCCAAGGCTACAGGACCAACGAACAGTTGAACATGCCGATTGACCGAAAGTTTGACTATGGAATTCTTGGAGGTGCAGGTGTGGAGTTTATAATAAGACGCAAACATTCGATAATGCTTGAAGGCCGTTATTATTTCGGCCTTGGGAATATCTATAAGGATTCAAAACGCGACTTTTTTGCCGCATCAAGAAACCAGTCAATAGAAATTTCATTGAAATATATGATAAGAGTCCGATAG